The genomic segment AGGTACTCCATATATTCTTTCCATATCTGACCTGGTTCTTGAGCTCCATACATGTTTTGTGGCGCTGGAATATCATCTCCTACCCATACAGAGGTTGTATAATAAGGTGTATATCCTACAAACCAAGCATCTTTTGATTGATCTGTAGTTCCTGTTTTACCTGCAGTAAAGGGATAGTTACTAAGGGCTAAATTTGCATGACTTTCTGTTTTTGTTAGTACACCCTTTAAAGTATCTGTCATAAGATAAGAGGCACCACTATCATACACTGTAGTTTGCTTATGTTTATTTTCAAATAATACTTCATTAACTATTGTATTTGTTATTTTACGTACATTAGTCGGACTTATAAATTCGCCGTTTCTTGCAAGGGTTGAATAACCTGAAGCCATTTCAACTGGCGTAACACCCTTTGTAAAACCACCTATAGCAATTATAGGGTAAATATCTTGAGGAGTTGTATATTTAAACTCCATGTTTTGTAAATATTTCAACGAATTCTTTACGCCCATTTCTCCCACTAATCTAACCGGGATAGTGTTTATAGATATCTCAACTGCATATCTTAAAGATACAGAACCTCTGTATTTAAAATCAACATTAGCGGGACCATTATCAAAGGCTTTGTCTTCATATTCACTAGCGGGAATGTAGCCTTTTTCAAATGCAGGGGTATATGCGATTAATGGCTTTATAGCGGAACCTGGCTGCCTTACACCTAAGAAGGCTCTGTTAAAGGTGTTACCATCTTGGCTTCTACCTCCAACTATAGCTACTACTTCTCCAGTATTATTATCTATAGTAACGCTTGCACCTTGCTTTTCATATAAATCTGTTTTGTTATTGGTGCTTGTATATTGAGCCAAATGACTATCTACTACACTTTGTAATTTTTCTTGTTTTGCAGTATCAATAGATGTATCTATTCTATATCCTCCACTAAGAAGTTGTTTTTCTTTAGACTCATATTCATCATTATACTTAGTGAAATAAGTGTTTCTATCATTATCATTACTAAAAGAATATTTAGAAACGAAACCATTTTGCTCCATTAACTTTAAGGTTGCATTGTGAACAGCATATTGAATATCATAGCTCATAGGTTCAGGTGCTGTACGAGGTTTAATATTTAATTTAATAACTTCTGCTTTTGCTGTATCAAAATCATTTTGTGAAATTTGTTCTAAGCTTAGCATTTTATCTAAGACTAAGTCTCTCCTCTTTATAACATTGTCCAGCTGAGTCACGGGGTTATAAACAGATGGATTATTAGGTATTGAAACAAGCATAGCTATTTGAGATAAATCTAAATCCTTATTATTCTTTTGAAAGTAAAATTGTGAAGCACTTTCAATACTATAGCATCCATTGCCGAAGTTTATATTATTTACATAAAACTCTAATATTTGATCTTTTGAATATCTTTCTTCTAATTTATTTGCTATAACAGACTCTTCCAATTTTCTCGACAAGGTTACGTCAAATGTAAGGAATACATTTCTTGCAAGTTGTTGCGTTATTGTTGAACCACCTTGTACGATAGCTCCCTTGGATTTTATATATACCCAGACAGCTCTCCTTATACCTTTATAATCTATACCACCATGTTTATAAAATCTTTGGTCTTCTATTGAAGTGACAGCTTTACCTACATAGGGATTTAAGTCTGCTTCTTTTGTGTAATAATATGTATTGGTCTTAAATTCTTTTAATAGTTTACCATTAGTATCAAAAAATTGTGTTGGTTTTCGGGTATTAAAGGAGGTTTCGTTTATGGTTTGTGCTATATTGTTAGCATCTTTTATAGTTGCCTCTATTTTAGGCCCATATTTAATATAACCATATCCTAAAGTTATCGTAGCCGATACGAAAATTATTGCAGAAAATATCAATAAACCTTTAACGATTTTTTTCCAAAGTTTCTTTTTAACCGGTGCTGTTTTTATGGGTTCTACATTTTTATTATCATCCATTAATATCTCCTCCTTTTTTTATTATACAAAAAATGTCCAGGGTTAGCCCTAAATGACCACGCTTCATACATACTGTAAAGGGGGGGCTTACTTGGTCGCCATAAGTATTTCCTGTTTTTAGTCCTATATTCAATTGTTATTACTGAATTCTAATACTAGGTCACATAAAAGAGACCTTATGGGTCTCTCTTATACTATTAAAAAAGTGCTTAGTTTATGTGTGTATAATACAATTATTTTACAATTTTGTCAATAACACCAAGTTATATGATGTGATTTCTATTGATGTTAATTATTTCTTATTGGCATTTCAAACATTAGCCATACAATGTATCCTCCTAGAACAATATAATTATTACAATATATTATAACATAAATAATGTAACATGAATATTTATGTTATATATAAAGTATGAACAAAATATATATTATGATGAAACATCATTAGACAGTTGTATGATGTTTGGAGAAGGTGTATATAAAAACTTCTTTACATAGCATTCATATAGTGATATTATAAATCTAATTTAATAAATAAGTTAATTCTCATCAAGAGAGATAGAGGGACTGGCCCGATGACATCTCGGCAACCATCAGACGTATTGTCTGAATAGGTGCTAAATCCTGCGTTAATTTCATTGTAAATTAGCGGAAGATGAGAGAGGTGTCTTTGTAATTTTATACCTCTTTCATCATTATATAATGATGAAAGAGGTTTTTGTTTTTTTGAATAGATGTAAATAAAATTTAATAGTGTCTTATCAAGAGAGGTGGAGGGACTGGCCCTATGAACCCCGACAACCAGTATCATATTATGATACATGGTGTTAATTCCTGCAGCATTGCTGCAAGATAAGAATAAGTTTGGAAGTAGTGCCCAAGTTTATTCTTGGGCTCTATTTTTTTAGAGTGATGTTTAAAGAAAGGATCAAAAGGTAAAGATGAATTATAAGAAATGAAAAGGAGAAGGGATATCATGATTAAAGTTCGAGGTGTAAGTAAAAGTTTTTCAGGGGTTAAAGTGTTAAATGATGTTTCATTTACAGTGGAGGAGGGTGATATTTATGGTGTTATTGGTCACAGTGGAGCTGGTAAATCCACTTTACTTAGATGCTTTAATGGGCTTGAAACCTATGATACAGGTACCATTAATATAATGGAAAAAGGGGTGAAACAGCTAAGTTTGAAAGAACTTCGCGAGTTTAGGAAAAATGTAGGCATAATATTTCAAAGTTTTAATCTTATTAACAGTAAAAATGTTTTTGAAAACATAGCATTTCCACTAGAAATATGGGGAAACGATAAAAATTTTATTAAAAAAAGAGTAGATAGCTTAATAGAGTTAGTAGGACTTAAGGATAAAGCAAACACCAATGTAAAACAACTTAGCGGAGGGCAGAAGCAAAGAGTTGGAATTGCAAGAGCGCTTTCACTTAATCCGAAAATATTACTTTGTGATGAAGCTACCTCTGCACTAGATCCTAAAACTACAAAATCTATATTAGAGCTTTTAAGAGCTATCAATAACAAATTTAATATAACAATTATTGTAGTTACCCATCAGATGGAAGTGGTCAAAGAAATTTGTAATAAATTTATTCTTTTAGAAGGAGGGGAAATTAAAAGCCATGGCATTACCGATGAACTATTTATTAGGCCAACAAAGGAAATGCAAACACTTATGGGAGAGGAAGAATTACTGCCTAGCACTGGATATAACATTAAAATATTTTTTACAAAGGAAATTACCCAGAGTTGCCTTATAACATCAATTGCCAGGGAGTTAAATATTGATTTTTCAATAGTATGGGGCAGGCTTGAAAAATTTAGGGATAACGTAATGGGAAGTCTCATAATAAATGCAAGTAAAGAGAATAAGAAGAAGATATTAAATTATTTAGATGAAAAATCTATAGAGTGGGAGCTCATTAATTATTCTGTGCAGCTTGAGAAGCACAAGGGAGAGAGTATAAATGCTATTTAAAGATATTTTATTACCTGCACTAAAAGAAACTATATATATGGTAACATTATCCACGATTTTTACAGTTATTTTAGGGTTTATTTCAGCAGTAGGATTAATTATAACTGGACCTATTGGCCTAAGGCCAAACACTTTAATCTATAAAATCTTAAATTTAGTAATAAATGTACTTAGGTCTTTTCCGTTTATTATACTAATGATATCTATATTCCCTTTAACTAAGCTTATAGTTGGAACAACAATAGGTACTAATGCAGCTATAGTTCCTCTAACGCTTGGTGCAGCACCTTTTGCTGCAAGAATAATAGAATCTGCACTTTTAGAAGTGGATTATGGAATTGTTGAAGCAGCTAAGTCATTTGGTGCAAAAACCTATCAAATTATATTTAAGGTTATGTTAAAAGAGGCAATGCCGTCTATAGTTCTTGGAGTTACGTTAACAATAATAAACATTATAGGTTACTCAGCTATGGCTGGGACAATTGGTGGAGGGGGACTTGGAGATGTAGCCGTAAAATATGGTTACTATAGATTTAAGTCAGATATCATGATATACACTGTAATTATATTAATTGCAGTTGTGCAAGTAATTCAAGCCTTAGGAAATATATTGTACAGAAAAATGATTAAATAAGTTTTGAATTATAAAAATATTAAAAGAAAAATAAGAGGAGGAAATTAAAAATGAAAAAAATATTAAGCATATTATTAACAATAGTTGTGATTTTTACACTGAGTGGATGTGGAGCAAAAAAAGAGGCGGATGTAACTGAGAAAAAAATCATTAAAGTAGGTGCGTCACCAGTGCCTCATAAAGAAATATTAGAGGCTATAAAGCCGATTCTCGCAAAAGAGGGATATACTCTCGAAATAGTAGAATTTACTGACTATGTAACACCAAACACTGCACTAGCCGAGGGACAATTAGATGCTAATTTCTTTCAACATATTCCTTATTTGCAATCCTTTAGTAAAGAAAAGGGAGTGGACCTAGACTATACTGTAAAGGTTCATCTTGAACCTATGGGTGTGTACTCTAATAAATATAAAAAGCTAAGTGATTTAAAAGATGGAGCTAAAATAGCCATTCCAAGTGATCCTACAAATGGAGCAAGAGCACTTAGAGTGCTTGAGAAGGAAGGGCTATTAAAACTAAAAAGTGGAGATCTTATTTCTAAACTTGATATTACTGAAAATAAAAAGAATTTTAAAATAACTGAATTAGACGCTCCTCAGCTTCCAAGGATTTTAAAAGATGTGGATGCAGCAGTTATAAACTCAAATTTTGCAATAGAAGCCAATTTAAATCCGACAAAAGACGCACTAGCAATTGAATCAAAAGATTCGCCTTATGCAAATGTGCTTGCAGTTAGAAAAGAAGATAAAACTAAACCTCATATAGAAGCACTTTCAAAGGCA from the Clostridium sp. CM027 genome contains:
- a CDS encoding transglycosylase domain-containing protein; this translates as MDDNKNVEPIKTAPVKKKLWKKIVKGLLIFSAIIFVSATITLGYGYIKYGPKIEATIKDANNIAQTINETSFNTRKPTQFFDTNGKLLKEFKTNTYYYTKEADLNPYVGKAVTSIEDQRFYKHGGIDYKGIRRAVWVYIKSKGAIVQGGSTITQQLARNVFLTFDVTLSRKLEESVIANKLEERYSKDQILEFYVNNINFGNGCYSIESASQFYFQKNNKDLDLSQIAMLVSIPNNPSVYNPVTQLDNVIKRRDLVLDKMLSLEQISQNDFDTAKAEVIKLNIKPRTAPEPMSYDIQYAVHNATLKLMEQNGFVSKYSFSNDNDRNTYFTKYNDEYESKEKQLLSGGYRIDTSIDTAKQEKLQSVVDSHLAQYTSTNNKTDLYEKQGASVTIDNNTGEVVAIVGGRSQDGNTFNRAFLGVRQPGSAIKPLIAYTPAFEKGYIPASEYEDKAFDNGPANVDFKYRGSVSLRYAVEISINTIPVRLVGEMGVKNSLKYLQNMEFKYTTPQDIYPIIAIGGFTKGVTPVEMASGYSTLARNGEFISPTNVRKITNTIVNEVLFENKHKQTTVYDSGASYLMTDTLKGVLTKTESHANLALSNYPFTAGKTGTTDQSKDAWFVGYTPYYTTSVWVGDDIPAPQNMYGAQEPGQIWKEYMEYLHQGLEQKDFTRPNTVVDRNGVLMNTLYIKLNENGKIKAEKKVIEKPSDDDVKKANDDAAKKASDDAAKKTSDDAAKKASDDAANKAAADKAAADKVAADAAAANEAAAKAAADKAAADKAAADKAAADAAANEQPPAPTPAPDPAPAPTPAPDPTPPPAQ
- a CDS encoding methionine ABC transporter ATP-binding protein yields the protein MIKVRGVSKSFSGVKVLNDVSFTVEEGDIYGVIGHSGAGKSTLLRCFNGLETYDTGTINIMEKGVKQLSLKELREFRKNVGIIFQSFNLINSKNVFENIAFPLEIWGNDKNFIKKRVDSLIELVGLKDKANTNVKQLSGGQKQRVGIARALSLNPKILLCDEATSALDPKTTKSILELLRAINNKFNITIIVVTHQMEVVKEICNKFILLEGGEIKSHGITDELFIRPTKEMQTLMGEEELLPSTGYNIKIFFTKEITQSCLITSIARELNIDFSIVWGRLEKFRDNVMGSLIINASKENKKKILNYLDEKSIEWELINYSVQLEKHKGESINAI
- a CDS encoding methionine ABC transporter permease → MLFKDILLPALKETIYMVTLSTIFTVILGFISAVGLIITGPIGLRPNTLIYKILNLVINVLRSFPFIILMISIFPLTKLIVGTTIGTNAAIVPLTLGAAPFAARIIESALLEVDYGIVEAAKSFGAKTYQIIFKVMLKEAMPSIVLGVTLTIINIIGYSAMAGTIGGGGLGDVAVKYGYYRFKSDIMIYTVIILIAVVQVIQALGNILYRKMIK
- a CDS encoding MetQ/NlpA family ABC transporter substrate-binding protein, which codes for MKKILSILLTIVVIFTLSGCGAKKEADVTEKKIIKVGASPVPHKEILEAIKPILAKEGYTLEIVEFTDYVTPNTALAEGQLDANFFQHIPYLQSFSKEKGVDLDYTVKVHLEPMGVYSNKYKKLSDLKDGAKIAIPSDPTNGARALRVLEKEGLLKLKSGDLISKLDITENKKNFKITELDAPQLPRILKDVDAAVINSNFAIEANLNPTKDALAIESKDSPYANVLAVRKEDKTKPHIEALSKALNSPEVKKIIEDKYKGDIIPAF